The Ochotona princeps isolate mOchPri1 chromosome 1, mOchPri1.hap1, whole genome shotgun sequence genome has a segment encoding these proteins:
- the SMIM29 gene encoding small integral membrane protein 29 isoform X1 codes for MRNTTAPSAPQASSDSLVGYVLGPFFLITLVGVVVAVVMYVQKRKRVDRLRHHLLPMYSYDPAEELHEAEQELLSDVGDPKVIHGWQSGYQHKRTPLLDVKT; via the exons ATGAGGAACACCACAGCGCCCAGTGCTCCCCAGGCCAGCAGTGACTCCTTGGTGGGCTATGTGCTGGGCCCCTTCTTCCTCATCACCCTGGTcggggtggtggtggcagtg GTCATGTATGTCCAGAAGAGGAAGCG GGTGGATCGGCTTCGCCACCACCTACTCCCCATGTATAGCTACGACCCAGCAGAGGAGCTACACGAGGCCGAGCAGGAGCTCCTCTcggatgtgggagaccccaag GTGATCCATGGCTGGCAGAGCGGCTACCAACACAAGCGGACACCCTTGCTGGATGTCAAGACCTGA
- the SMIM29 gene encoding small integral membrane protein 29 isoform X2, which translates to MRNTTAPSAPQASSDSLVGYVLGPFFLITLVGVVVAVVMYVQKRKRVDRLRHHLLPMYSYDPAEELHEAEQELLSDVGDPKSGYQHKRTPLLDVKT; encoded by the exons ATGAGGAACACCACAGCGCCCAGTGCTCCCCAGGCCAGCAGTGACTCCTTGGTGGGCTATGTGCTGGGCCCCTTCTTCCTCATCACCCTGGTcggggtggtggtggcagtg GTCATGTATGTCCAGAAGAGGAAGCG GGTGGATCGGCTTCGCCACCACCTACTCCCCATGTATAGCTACGACCCAGCAGAGGAGCTACACGAGGCCGAGCAGGAGCTCCTCTcggatgtgggagaccccaag AGCGGCTACCAACACAAGCGGACACCCTTGCTGGATGTCAAGACCTGA